Proteins encoded in a region of the Zea mays cultivar B73 chromosome 2, Zm-B73-REFERENCE-NAM-5.0, whole genome shotgun sequence genome:
- the LOC103647892 gene encoding 10 kDa chaperonin, mitochondrial produces the protein MAKRLLPSLNRVLVEKLVQPKKTAGGILLPETSKQLNAAKVVAVGPGERDKAGNLIPVALKEGDTVLLPEYGGSEVKLAADKEYLLFREDDILGTLVD, from the exons ATGGCGAAGAGGCTGCTCCCGTCGCTGAACCGGGTGCTGGTGGAGAAGCTGGTGCAGCCCAAGAAGACCGCCGGCGGCATCCTCCTCCCGGAAACATCCAAGCAG CTGAATGCTGCTAAAGTGGTGGCTGTTGGCCCTGGTGAGCGCGACAAGGCAGGCAATCTGATCCCAGTTGCTCTGAAGGAAGGCGACACTGTTCTTCTGCCCGAGTATGGTGGATCTGAAGTCAAGCTTGCGGCTGATAAAGA GTACCTCCTCTTCAGAGAGGATGACATTTTGGGCACACTTGTGGACTGA